A genomic stretch from Thauera sp. GDN1 includes:
- a CDS encoding replication-associated recombination protein A, with the protein MSDLFEALDPPQVPLAERMRPKTLDEVAGQAHLLGPGKPLRLAFESRRPHSMILWGPPGVGKTTLARLMARGFDADFSALSAVFSGVKEIREAIQQAQVAKARGRHTILFVDEVHRFNKAQQDAFLPYVEQGLVTFIGATTENPSFEVNSALLSRAAVYVLESLDAAAMAQLFERAHAISCPELGFEADARERLIGFADGDARRLMNLIEQIQVAAETAKVNPVTAGFVDQALSRNLRRFDKGGEAFYDQISALHKSVRGSDPDASLYWLCRMLDGGADPLYLGRRLIRMAVEDIGLADPRALDMALNACATYERLGSPEGELALAQVTIFLACAAKSNAAYKAYNAARAFVASDGSRPVPLHLRNAPTKLMKALDYGKAYRYAHDEPEAYAAGENYLPDGIQPPGWYQPTPRGMEGRIAEKLTHLRVLDRNAQQRNGEAFQQNARQNPSGDPASRQDPTKKRTPGEESLNAGGDDPS; encoded by the coding sequence ATGAGCGATCTTTTCGAGGCTCTCGATCCGCCGCAGGTACCGCTCGCCGAGCGCATGCGGCCGAAGACACTGGACGAGGTCGCCGGCCAGGCCCATCTGCTCGGTCCGGGCAAGCCGTTGCGCCTGGCCTTCGAGTCGCGCCGGCCGCACTCGATGATCCTTTGGGGGCCGCCGGGCGTCGGCAAGACCACGCTTGCACGGCTGATGGCGCGCGGCTTCGATGCCGACTTCAGCGCGCTGTCGGCGGTGTTCTCCGGGGTCAAGGAGATCCGCGAGGCGATCCAGCAGGCGCAGGTGGCCAAGGCGCGCGGGCGGCACACGATCCTGTTCGTCGACGAGGTGCACCGCTTCAACAAGGCGCAGCAGGATGCCTTCCTGCCCTATGTCGAGCAGGGTCTGGTGACCTTCATCGGCGCGACCACAGAGAACCCGTCCTTCGAGGTCAATTCCGCGCTCTTGTCGCGTGCCGCGGTGTATGTGCTGGAGTCGCTCGATGCGGCGGCGATGGCGCAGCTGTTCGAGCGTGCGCATGCGATCTCCTGTCCAGAGCTCGGTTTCGAAGCGGATGCGCGCGAACGCCTGATCGGCTTCGCCGACGGCGACGCGCGCCGCCTGATGAACCTGATCGAACAGATCCAGGTGGCTGCCGAGACCGCCAAGGTGAATCCGGTCACTGCCGGCTTCGTCGATCAGGCGCTGTCGCGCAACCTGCGCCGTTTCGACAAGGGCGGCGAAGCCTTCTACGACCAGATTTCGGCCCTGCACAAGTCGGTGCGGGGATCGGATCCGGACGCATCGCTGTACTGGCTGTGCCGCATGCTCGATGGTGGCGCCGACCCGCTGTATCTCGGTCGCCGGCTGATACGCATGGCGGTGGAGGACATCGGTCTCGCCGATCCGCGCGCACTGGACATGGCGCTCAACGCGTGCGCGACCTACGAGCGGCTGGGTTCGCCCGAGGGCGAACTCGCGCTTGCGCAGGTCACGATCTTCCTGGCCTGCGCCGCGAAGTCGAACGCGGCCTACAAGGCCTACAACGCCGCGCGCGCCTTCGTCGCCAGCGACGGCTCGCGGCCGGTGCCGCTGCATCTGCGCAACGCACCCACCAAGCTCATGAAGGCGCTCGATTACGGCAAGGCCTACCGCTACGCGCACGACGAGCCCGAGGCCTATGCCGCCGGCGAGAACTACCTCCCTGATGGCATCCAGCCGCCCGGCTGGTACCAGCCGACGCCGCGCGGCATGGAGGGCAGGATCGCCGAAAAGCTCACCCACCTGCGCGTGCTCGATCGCAATGCCCAGCAGCGCAACGGCGAGGCCTTCCAACAAAACGCGAGGCAGAACCCGTCAGGCGATCCGGCCTCGCGTCAAGACCCGACGAAGAAAAGGACGCCGGGCGAGGAGAGTCTCAATGCGGGAGGGGATGATCCTTCATGA
- the serS gene encoding serine--tRNA ligase, producing MLDIQLLRTQIDTVAARLASRGLQLDTAAFQALEDERKQLQTRTQELQARRNALSKQIGMLKGRGEDASGVMAEVAQLGDELKACEQALPVLLERINAFLATLPNLPQDDVPVGVDETGNVEVRRWGTPRSYDFEVRDHVDLGAPLGLDFETGAKLSGSRFAFLRGPVARLHRALAQFMLDTHTREHGYTECYTPYIVNGSALYGTGQLPKFKEDLFWVLRGGDEEGLEQYLIPTAEITLTNSVREDVLALDALPIRLTAHSPCFRSEAGSGGRDVRGMIRQHQFDKVEMVQIVEPSKSNEALEQMVGHAEAILQKLELPYRVITLCTGDMGFSAARTYDLEVWLPAQNTYREISSCSNCEAFQARRMQARFKNAQGKNELVHTLNGSGLAVGRTLVAVLENHQQADGSIVIPKALVPYMGGVEVLEAPL from the coding sequence ATGCTCGACATCCAGCTCCTTCGCACCCAGATCGATACCGTCGCCGCTCGTCTCGCAAGCCGCGGCCTGCAGCTCGACACGGCCGCCTTCCAGGCCCTGGAAGACGAGCGCAAGCAGCTTCAGACCCGCACCCAGGAACTGCAGGCGCGCCGCAACGCGCTCTCCAAGCAGATCGGCATGCTCAAGGGCAGGGGCGAGGATGCCTCGGGCGTGATGGCCGAGGTCGCCCAGCTCGGCGACGAGCTGAAGGCTTGCGAGCAGGCGCTGCCGGTGCTGCTCGAGCGCATCAATGCCTTCCTCGCCACCCTGCCCAACCTGCCGCAGGATGACGTGCCGGTGGGCGTGGACGAAACCGGCAACGTCGAGGTGCGGCGCTGGGGCACGCCGCGCAGCTACGACTTCGAGGTGCGCGATCATGTCGACCTCGGCGCGCCGCTGGGTCTCGACTTCGAGACCGGCGCCAAGCTTTCCGGTTCGCGCTTCGCCTTCCTGCGCGGTCCGGTGGCGCGCCTGCACCGCGCGCTGGCGCAGTTCATGCTCGACACCCACACCCGCGAGCACGGCTATACCGAGTGCTACACGCCCTACATCGTCAATGGCTCGGCGCTCTACGGCACCGGCCAGCTGCCCAAGTTCAAGGAGGACCTGTTCTGGGTGCTGCGCGGCGGCGACGAGGAGGGGCTGGAGCAGTACCTGATCCCCACCGCCGAGATCACGCTGACCAACAGCGTGCGCGAGGACGTGCTCGCGCTCGACGCGCTGCCGATCCGCTTGACCGCGCACAGTCCGTGCTTCCGCTCCGAGGCCGGCAGCGGCGGGCGCGACGTGCGCGGCATGATCCGCCAGCACCAGTTCGACAAGGTCGAGATGGTGCAGATCGTCGAGCCGTCGAAGAGCAATGAGGCGCTGGAGCAGATGGTCGGCCACGCCGAGGCCATCCTGCAGAAGCTGGAACTGCCCTACCGGGTGATCACGCTGTGCACCGGCGACATGGGTTTCTCGGCCGCCAGGACCTACGATCTGGAAGTCTGGCTGCCGGCGCAGAACACCTACCGCGAGATCTCGAGCTGCTCGAACTGCGAGGCCTTCCAGGCGCGCCGCATGCAGGCCCGCTTCAAGAACGCGCAGGGCAAGAACGAGCTGGTGCACACCCTCAACGGCTCCGGCCTCGCGGTGGGGCGCACCCTGGTCGCGGTGCTGGAGAACCACCAGCAGGCCGACGGCTCGATCGTGATCCCGAAGGCGCTGGTGCCCTACATGGGCGGGGTCGAGGTGCTCGAAGCGCCGCTGTGA
- a CDS encoding carboxymuconolactone decarboxylase family protein: MSSKSFVQITTDVSKALATLRKETPDTMQGFSAMAKGALQDGALSELQKELIALAIAVTQRCDACVGFHVKALIRLGASREQIMETLGVCTYMGGGPALMYAAEAVRAYEEMLPKSA; this comes from the coding sequence ATGTCCTCGAAGTCCTTCGTCCAGATCACCACCGACGTGTCCAAGGCGCTCGCCACCCTGCGCAAGGAAACCCCGGACACGATGCAGGGCTTCAGCGCGATGGCCAAGGGCGCGCTGCAGGACGGTGCGCTGAGCGAGCTGCAGAAGGAACTCATCGCCCTGGCGATCGCCGTGACCCAGCGCTGCGACGCCTGCGTCGGCTTCCACGTCAAGGCCCTGATCCGCCTCGGCGCCAGCCGCGAGCAGATCATGGAAACCCTGGGCGTGTGCACCTACATGGGTGGCGGCCCGGCCCTGATGTACGCTGCGGAGGCGGTACGCGCCTACGAGGAAATGCTGCCCAAGAGCGCATGA
- the lolA gene encoding outer membrane lipoprotein chaperone LolA yields MSLVSKAVPVLMRGLAGAALAAAALTAVAADGVAQLRAFVDGARSAEGEFEQVVTAQSGRRPQEASGSFAYARPGRFHWIYDRPYRQELVGDGKVLWSWDPDLNQVTVREIGDALGATPAAILFGSGALDDSFELADGGEHDGLAWAEARPKQTESGFESLRIGLADGQLRRMEMRDHFGQTTVIRFTRLRANPALAADRFSFKPPAGADIIGDVPGITR; encoded by the coding sequence ATGAGCCTGGTCAGTAAAGCAGTGCCCGTGCTGATGCGCGGGCTGGCGGGGGCCGCGCTGGCCGCGGCGGCGCTGACGGCGGTCGCCGCCGACGGCGTGGCCCAGTTGCGTGCCTTCGTCGATGGCGCGCGCAGCGCCGAGGGCGAATTCGAACAGGTGGTGACCGCGCAGTCGGGGCGCCGCCCCCAGGAGGCGTCCGGCAGCTTCGCTTACGCGCGCCCGGGCCGCTTTCACTGGATTTACGACCGTCCCTACCGGCAGGAGCTGGTCGGTGACGGCAAGGTGCTGTGGTCCTGGGATCCGGACCTGAACCAGGTCACGGTGCGCGAGATCGGCGACGCGCTCGGCGCCACGCCGGCAGCGATCCTGTTCGGCAGCGGTGCGCTCGACGACAGCTTCGAGCTCGCCGACGGTGGCGAGCACGACGGCCTGGCCTGGGCGGAGGCGCGCCCGAAGCAGACCGAGAGCGGCTTCGAGTCGCTGCGCATCGGCCTGGCCGATGGCCAGCTCCGGCGCATGGAGATGCGCGACCATTTCGGCCAGACGACGGTCATCCGCTTCACCCGCCTGCGTGCCAATCCGGCGCTCGCCGCCGACCGCTTCAGCTTCAAGCCGCCGGCCGGTGCCGACATCATCGGTGACGTGCCCGGCATCACGCGCTGA
- the mltF gene encoding membrane-bound lytic murein transglycosylase MltF, whose product MSRDFPLRLLLSILIALLLAACSPTTAPPLADHRQLGELRVATRHDAISYRKDGDGEVRGFEYELLLALGERLGVPVRFDTYPDATRALDAVIQGRAHLAAAGLGRNDRLPVRWSAALREVDYVIAARGDGTPIRNEGDLAGRTVSAQRGSLAAQHATDIRRRVPGLNVHFPVRDGEEDLLARLAAGELDLVATDRLHYAFAARLHPDIDIAWELPTPSTISWATSLRDSALATEVDTFIDEAKKSGMLVRVADRHFGHIRRLRDADIKGFLDRVGERLPRYRPHFEEAEARTGIDWRYLAAVAYQESQWDPNATSFTGVRGMMMLTSETADRLGVANRLDARESILGGARYLAMLEDDLPAEVPEPDRSWMAAAAYNLGMGHFNGARAIARSLGKDEHAWYDMKGVLPLLSRPQYAARLKSGPARGGEAVMMAENVRSYYDILLRLEPPHAAPLTVPGLRLGRRDAGPGE is encoded by the coding sequence ATGAGCCGCGATTTCCCCCTTCGCCTGCTGCTGTCCATCCTCATCGCCCTGCTCCTGGCGGCGTGTTCGCCTACCACGGCGCCGCCGCTCGCCGATCATCGCCAGCTCGGCGAGTTGCGCGTCGCGACCCGCCACGACGCGATCTCCTATCGCAAGGATGGCGACGGAGAGGTCCGCGGCTTCGAATACGAACTCCTGCTCGCCCTCGGCGAACGCCTCGGCGTGCCGGTCCGCTTCGACACCTATCCCGACGCGACCCGCGCCCTCGATGCGGTGATCCAGGGGCGCGCCCACCTCGCCGCCGCCGGGCTGGGCCGCAACGACCGCCTGCCGGTGCGCTGGTCGGCGGCGCTGCGTGAAGTGGATTACGTCATTGCAGCCCGTGGCGATGGCACGCCGATTCGCAACGAGGGCGATCTCGCCGGACGGACGGTGAGTGCGCAACGCGGCTCGCTGGCCGCCCAGCACGCCACCGACATCCGCCGCCGGGTGCCGGGCCTCAACGTCCATTTCCCGGTGCGCGACGGCGAGGAGGACTTGCTTGCGAGGCTCGCCGCGGGCGAACTCGATCTGGTCGCCACCGACCGCCTGCATTACGCATTCGCCGCGCGCCTCCATCCCGACATCGACATCGCCTGGGAATTGCCGACACCATCGACGATCTCGTGGGCGACCTCGCTGCGCGACAGCGCCCTCGCGACCGAGGTCGACACCTTCATCGACGAGGCGAAGAAGAGCGGCATGCTGGTGCGCGTCGCCGATCGTCATTTCGGCCACATCCGCCGCCTCCGGGACGCCGACATCAAGGGCTTCCTCGACCGGGTGGGCGAGCGCCTGCCCCGCTACCGGCCCCACTTCGAGGAGGCGGAGGCGCGCACCGGCATCGACTGGCGCTATCTCGCCGCGGTCGCCTACCAGGAATCGCAATGGGACCCTAACGCCACCTCCTTCACCGGGGTGCGCGGGATGATGATGCTGACGTCCGAGACCGCCGACCGGCTCGGCGTCGCCAACCGCCTCGACGCCCGCGAGAGCATCCTCGGCGGTGCGCGTTACCTGGCGATGCTGGAGGACGATCTGCCGGCGGAAGTGCCCGAGCCGGACCGCTCGTGGATGGCCGCTGCAGCCTACAACCTGGGCATGGGGCACTTCAACGGCGCGCGCGCGATCGCACGCAGCCTGGGCAAGGACGAGCACGCCTGGTACGACATGAAGGGCGTGCTGCCCCTGCTGTCGCGACCGCAGTACGCCGCGCGGCTCAAATCCGGTCCGGCGCGCGGTGGCGAAGCGGTGATGATGGCCGAGAACGTGCGCAGCTACTACGACATCCTGCTGCGGCTGGAGCCGCCGCACGCCGCGCCGCTGACCGTGCCCGGCCTGCGCCTCGGACGGCGCGACGCCGGGCCCGGCGAGTGA
- a CDS encoding DnaJ C-terminal domain-containing protein: MSDAHALLGLQPGATTQQIKRAFRKLAMQWHPDRNPAPEAVEHFKLLRQAHDRLLAALLDDEEARDADEAEAADSAAASANTRSRGPDRWQTLEISFEDAFLGATLPVCVRTPQPCGHCGGGGLEKLSVSRLCEPCRGSGRISGAKGLVRCPECDGRGYRNTQACSHCAGSGEEVVERWLQVVVPPGLIDDDELRLAGEGEAHPDGRHPRGDLRLRIRLAPHPIFRREGRNLVMQRPLSALRMLIGGPLRIPHPAGLRTIALEPGVAHARTLRVAGAGFPGRGRRTAGDLVIELEPMLPQTPDKHLHALIEQLELALGNDAARHFPELARWEADWVDE, encoded by the coding sequence ATGTCCGACGCCCATGCACTGCTAGGGCTGCAGCCCGGCGCCACGACGCAGCAGATCAAGCGCGCGTTCCGCAAGCTGGCCATGCAGTGGCACCCCGATCGCAATCCCGCCCCTGAGGCGGTGGAGCATTTCAAGCTGTTGCGCCAGGCCCACGACCGCCTGCTCGCCGCCCTCCTCGATGACGAGGAGGCGCGGGACGCCGATGAGGCCGAAGCTGCCGACTCCGCTGCAGCGTCGGCAAACACCCGCAGCCGCGGTCCGGACCGCTGGCAAACCCTGGAAATCAGCTTCGAGGACGCCTTCCTCGGCGCCACCCTGCCGGTATGCGTGCGCACCCCCCAGCCCTGCGGCCACTGCGGCGGCGGCGGCCTGGAGAAGCTCAGCGTCAGCCGCCTGTGCGAGCCCTGCCGCGGCTCCGGACGAATCAGCGGCGCGAAGGGTCTGGTTCGCTGTCCCGAGTGCGACGGCCGCGGCTACCGCAACACCCAGGCCTGCAGCCACTGCGCCGGCAGCGGGGAAGAAGTCGTCGAGCGCTGGCTGCAGGTGGTGGTCCCACCCGGGCTGATCGACGATGACGAATTGCGCCTGGCCGGCGAGGGTGAAGCCCATCCCGATGGCCGGCATCCGCGCGGGGACCTCCGCCTGCGCATCCGCCTGGCGCCCCACCCGATCTTCCGCCGCGAGGGCCGGAACCTCGTCATGCAGCGCCCGCTGAGTGCGCTCCGGATGCTCATTGGAGGCCCCTTGCGCATCCCGCATCCGGCCGGCCTGCGCACGATCGCGCTCGAGCCCGGGGTCGCGCACGCGCGCACGCTGCGCGTGGCCGGCGCCGGCTTCCCCGGCCGTGGACGGCGGACAGCCGGCGACCTGGTCATCGAGCTCGAGCCGATGCTGCCGCAGACACCCGACAAGCACCTGCACGCCCTGATCGAGCAGCTCGAACTCGCACTGGGAAACGACGCAGCGCGCCACTTCCCCGAGCTCGCACGCTGGGAGGCCGACTGGGTCGACGAATGA